The Ailuropoda melanoleuca isolate Jingjing unplaced genomic scaffold, ASM200744v2 unplaced-scaffold2113, whole genome shotgun sequence DNA window ACCAGTTGTTACTTTGCTTGAGTTGTTGTCATCTCAATAACTCATTCTTACTTTCCTGATCTCCACAAGGACCTTTTCTGATTCTTTCATACAGGAAGACTTCTGCAATCACCCCAAAGGCTCATTACCTGAGAAACTTATCACACTGCATTTTAATTGCTTCATCATCTATCATCCCTGCTATGTAGTTATATTATGGTCAGaaataatatgaatatgaatCCATTCACTATTATGTCTCAAAAACCATTACGAATACATACTAGATTCTCCACTAATACTTCTTGAATTAACACCAGGAGAAACTTAGCCCACTAGCATTGACATCTTTTGACAATCTGCCTATAACACACATTTTAGAACTGGATTATtttagattaaattaaaatatcaaatgggCTCTGGATTAAATGAAACTTCAAACTCTTGTCACTGAGATTGTGTGACAATGTGTTCAGAAAGGGGAGAACTACAAATCCACTGGTTTACACAAGACACCAGAAGAAAGGACTCTGAGATTTTTTCAAGGGAGTGAGAAGATGATCTACTAcccattctttctcctctttcacctTCCTTACCCATGTACAATATTTCTCcctcttttgttctttatttaggTGTTTTCTCAGAGATGAGGTCCAGTCTCACATATTCAACTTCACTAGTTTACAAAGATCAGCTAGTGCCCTGTTGTGTGTGGGAGAAGGGATGGGAGGAGGTGTTCAGACAGAGACTAGAGGGAAACACTGCACAGTTGACCCAACTATCCTGATTCCCAAAATACATATTGAAATTGTCTTATCTTTTAGTGGCTTTGGCTCAGAAATCTGTCCTTTCTCAGATTAActgtatcttttatattttatatgttaattcatattttatgtgcttattgtTTCTAAAGTCTCAGAAAAGAGGTTATGGGTTTTTCAGAAATTGGacagttttaatatttaaatggtACCTCTTACATATGCAGTAAAGTTCCTCTCAAATTGCTTGTATGCTGTCAAGTAGTTCCCCAAATGTGGCTTTTCCTTGGCCAGTAGTAGCCTTGTACAAACAACTTGAGTCTTATTCCTATCACTATAAAACCAGACCTTCAGTTCATGCTCCTCTCCTGAGGTACCTCCAGCACTCCAACAAGATGCTATGTGCACAGTCAGTGGTCCAGCACAAAGACATCTTAACAGCCTTGATGGCATCTGTCTCCTCACAACAGGGACTCACGTGGTTATTGGATGTGGGTACATATGCTGCGCAGTATTTTGAGtctaaaatgtgaaaatgcttcTTCCCCCCAGTGGAAACACAGTAACTTCATACAAAATTTGGATGAGTAAAAAGCAGTGGTCTAAAGTAAGATCTGTGAATAGGTCCACAATTACAATCAATGCAACAAATCAAAGCAGCAAACTGTACTCTCAGGCCATATGAATGCAGATTGAGTAAGGATGGGAAGTCCAATTAGAGCAGTGCTCAACTCCACTGAACATGCTGCTGTGACATAAAATACACCCACACCCCGCaccccaacccaacccaacctcctgcctcccacccagcGTCACCAGTACATGTGTCGTCATCTTCCTGGTTGCCAGGGCAATGCAGATGATGACTGCCATATCTGAGTCAAGtgggagaaaacacaggcaaaacTCCTTCTCTAAGTAATGCTCAGGATTCATTAAGTGGCCGGTTTTGATGTTAACCCAGATAATTGCCCTAGCAGTTTCTGCCAGGCCCCCTTCACCTCCTTATTCCTTACACTATAAATCATGGGGTTCAGCACAGGCATCAAAATGGCATAAAAGACAGATATCAACTTCTCCTGAAGAACAGAGGGGCTGGAGCGGGGCTGGATATATGTGAAAATGGTCATGCCATAGCACAGGACAACCACTGTGAGGTGAGAGGCACAGGTGTGGAaggctttctttcttccctccgtGGACTGGATCTTTAGGATGGTGGAGATGATCTGGATGTAGGACAGGAGAACCAGGCAGAAAGGTGTCATCAGCAGAACAATGCTAGAAACCATGATTGCGATCTCATTGGAGGAGATGTCTACACAAGCCAGCCTGATCACAGCTAGGATTTCACATGATATGTGATCAATATACTTCTTTTTGCACATGGGCAGCTGAAAGGTGATTGCAGTCTGCATGAGAGAGTTGACACAGCCACTGACCCAGGATGTGATGGCCAACCTAGCACAGAGGCCTCCGTGCATGATGACCGAGTATCGCAGGGGGTTACACAcagccacatagcggtcataggccatcactgCCAATAGAACAAACTCAATTCCGCCCAAGCCCAGGGAGAAAAATAATTGGGTTGCACAGCTCACGAATGGGATTGCTTTATGTGCTGCAAGAAAATGCGCCAGCATCTGAGGAACGATGCTTGTGGCATAAGAGACATCAATGAGGGAGAGATTGGTgagaaagaagtacatgggggtgtggagtcGGCTGTCCAGTCTGATGAGAAGAATAATGAGGATGTTCCCCAGCACTGTCACCATGTACATGATCAAGAAGAGGACAAAGAGTGAGACCTGTGTGTCCCAGTCACTGGACAGGCCAAGAAGGATAAAATCTCTCACCCAAGTCTGATTATCtgtgtccattaaaaaaaataggattattaatctgcagaaggagacagaaatagCAGAAACTATTCAATTAAAGAACCATAAGAATAACTTCTTAAAAGAATGCATATTGTATTAGACCTGTCAGCCTTAGTCAGATGCTTCTGATCATGCATGCACCATGATGACAGGCTTGACCCTAATATGCATTATATCTACTCTATATAAGAGATACAAGCCATTCCTTTAAAATGAGAAGATAGTCTTAGGGATTTCATGGAGGCCTGGAGATAATGCAGTGTGATTTTAGGAGCTCTATATCTTTTTAACGTGCATAGTTTCCAGGGCAAGAGAGGATTATAGGTGACAGTGGGGGATCAAGTGATAGACAATGAAGACAAACATGATTCAAAGTCAAGAACAACCTTACATATCTCTACTACACCAAACATgataagaaagaataaacaacttaccaaaaaagggagagaaagtttCAGATGTGGCAGATTTATGATGGAAATACAGCTAGTGTCTCATGGACAGATCTGGAATTGAGAGCCCGGATATGAATCTTCTCTTATGACATACCGGTTTGTGATTGGGTTAGAGACTTGagtttttatatacaaaatgtGATAATGTTGCATAACTCACAAGTAGATTTAAGGCCAAATGTAGATAATTTTTTAGGAAGTTGCTTATAAACTGTTACTGGTAATGGGACTTCAGCATTATTCAGTGCTAGGTATCGTAACATGAACTCCGccccaggagaaagagaaaaacaaatgtacttGTCCTCACATCCCCTCCATCCTATTCTCAACACTAGAATAATCAtcctaaaattaattaaatgcaaatttaatcaGACAACTTTTATGCACATACAGATTTGGGATGTCTAACTGCCTACAGAATTACGAACATCATAGAGGAGTATGCAAATACTCATTAAGGAGGACctgctctgtcttttcttttatgaattttagcatttattattaCAGGTGTGTTTTAGAGTGAAGCGTTTTACTGAAGTATCCTGCTAATACTTAAATGCCTTGCATGGATATGTCAACTAATTATTTTTAGCCCatcaaaagtatatttatttctaaaattaattgccttgattttaagatattttaaattcaaaataattgataTCCAAATATGCCTGTTTTCTACAGTTAGAAAGTCTCCTCTTGGACTCCTGAgagattaagaaaatagaaatagcatCTATATTTGAAAAGCCAAATGAAGGAGGAAATAAGGGTCGGTCAGCAGATTTTAACACCTGCAGAAAACACTATTTTCACATTACTTTGAATCAGCTTTCAGCTAAATAGAGCTGGATTCCTAGTCTATCCTCAGATGCACAATGAAATAATTGGTAGACAGTGTGCTACACATCTAAACTTTCTGTGTTAGAAAGATATAGCTTGGTCTTCTCAACTCTAATGGATGAGGGGGATATCACACTATCCCCAAACTTGTGCTATTCATTCAACGGGTAAGACACACTTTTGAGATTGTTACATTTTTTCAGTAGAAACAAGATGCCCAAATCCTTCTCATATAGGATGGGAGACACAACTCTTGTTTAAAGCCAGGTATGAACAATGAACACAGCTAAGAACCAGTCTGGAGAGCTCCTCCTCCTGTACAAgactattttgtgttttcttctctgaatttgtCTCAACTCCAGCTGTTCTTTCTCTAGGCGCATACTGtttcttaatatataataaataaattaattaattaaaaaattctgttttacatCCTTGGGTCATATCTTCCTCATACTCAACAATCCTCAAACCACACCTTTCCATGTAGGTTTTGAGATTTGTTTACTCAAAACTGAACAATATATGCTGCCTGTTCAgaacatagaaattaaaaatgatataccTATGTGGTTCATCTCCTTAGACACGAGCACTATGCAGGAAAGATTTTCAGGTTCTTAGGTTCTATGAACTGCGATGGATATAGGATAATTATTGGAACCATAACAAATAGAACACAAAGTGATACAATATGAAGGTGCCACTGAAATATTCTGCTACAAATTTTCTCCTTCTTGCCCTATCATGAATGCTTGAAACTCCAATAATAGTAATTTATCCCTTTTATGTTGAAATTGTCCTCTTTGTGAATTTTGTACATGTAATTATTctaaatgggattttaaaaacatgaatgacCTGACCTTATTGTGCCTTTCAAATAGGTCACATAGCATTTGATAACTGAGACCCTT harbors:
- the LOC100475821 gene encoding olfactory receptor-like protein OLF3, coding for MDTDNQTWVRDFILLGLSSDWDTQVSLFVLFLIMYMVTVLGNILIILLIRLDSRLHTPMYFFLTNLSLIDVSYATSIVPQMLAHFLAAHKAIPFVSCATQLFFSLGLGGIEFVLLAVMAYDRYVAVCNPLRYSVIMHGGLCARLAITSWVSGCVNSLMQTAITFQLPMCKKKYIDHISCEILAVIRLACVDISSNEIAIMVSSIVLLMTPFCLVLLSYIQIISTILKIQSTEGRKKAFHTCASHLTVVVLCYGMTIFTYIQPRSSPSVLQEKLISVFYAILMPVLNPMIYSVRNKEVKGAWQKLLGQLSGLTSKPAT